One Candidatus Afararchaeum irisae genomic region harbors:
- a CDS encoding methionine adenosyltransferase, with translation MERNIRVESLDEIPVDQQRIELAERKGMGHPDSICDGIAESVMRALSQEYLDRFGAVLHHNTDECQLVAGRSQPDFGGGEVVEPIYVLIVGRATKEFEGEAIPTDTLAVKAARDYIDDTLQNIDLESEVVVDVRMGEGSTDLKDVFKLEDGAVPKANDTSFGVGHAPFSETEEVVYETETQIYEDLRHEIPAVGEDVKVMGKREGDTLDLTVAAATVSEYVKDADEYISVMEDVREFVASTAEEYTDRDLNVAVNTADDYDVRESEDSHAHEDSESPRDEGTFYLTETGTSAEMGDDGSVGRGNRANGLITPSRNMSLEATSGKNPVNHIGKIYNLLSIRIAKKVVDEVDGIEDLRVKLLSQIGKPIDEPQIAGLQVQTEEGVELSDVEYEIESITDDALENVTDLTRDIIHGEMSTF, from the coding sequence ATGGAACGTAACATAAGAGTCGAGTCTCTCGACGAGATCCCTGTGGATCAACAGAGGATCGAGCTCGCCGAGAGAAAAGGGATGGGACATCCCGACTCTATCTGTGACGGCATCGCCGAGTCGGTAATGCGCGCGCTGTCTCAGGAGTACCTCGACAGGTTCGGTGCTGTCCTCCACCACAACACAGATGAGTGTCAGTTGGTCGCGGGACGGAGCCAGCCCGACTTCGGCGGCGGAGAGGTCGTTGAGCCGATCTACGTCCTGATAGTCGGAAGGGCGACGAAGGAGTTCGAGGGCGAGGCAATACCCACCGACACCCTCGCTGTCAAGGCGGCACGTGACTATATCGACGACACCCTCCAGAATATCGACTTAGAGTCGGAGGTCGTCGTCGACGTACGTATGGGCGAGGGATCGACAGATCTCAAGGACGTCTTCAAGCTCGAAGACGGTGCGGTTCCGAAGGCAAACGACACCTCGTTCGGAGTGGGTCACGCGCCATTCTCCGAGACCGAGGAGGTAGTCTACGAGACCGAGACACAGATCTACGAAGACCTGAGACACGAGATTCCCGCGGTGGGAGAGGACGTCAAGGTGATGGGAAAACGCGAGGGCGATACCTTAGATCTCACGGTCGCGGCGGCGACTGTCTCGGAGTACGTCAAGGACGCCGATGAGTATATCAGCGTGATGGAGGACGTCAGGGAGTTCGTCGCCTCGACAGCCGAGGAGTACACTGACAGAGACCTCAACGTCGCAGTCAACACCGCCGACGACTACGACGTTCGCGAATCTGAAGACTCGCATGCACACGAGGACTCAGAGAGTCCTCGGGACGAGGGGACTTTCTACCTCACAGAGACGGGGACGAGCGCTGAGATGGGAGACGACGGAAGCGTCGGAAGGGGCAACCGCGCCAACGGTCTCATAACCCCGAGTAGGAACATGAGCCTCGAAGCCACGAGCGGAAAGAACCCCGTCAACCACATAGGCAAGATCTACAACCTTCTCTCGATACGTATAGCGAAGAAGGTCGTCGACGAGGTCGACGGCATAGAAGACCTGAGGGTGAAGCTCCTGTCACAGATAGGAAAGCCGATAGACGAGCCACAGATAGCCGGTCTCCAGGTTCAGACAGAGGAAGGCGTCGAACTCTCCGACGTCGAGTACGAGATAGAGTCGATCACAGACGACGCCCTCGAAAATGTGACTGACCTCACACGTGACATAATACACGGCGAGATGTCGACTTTCTAG